One region of Rattus norvegicus strain BN/NHsdMcwi chromosome 13, GRCr8, whole genome shotgun sequence genomic DNA includes:
- the Gpr161 gene encoding G-protein coupled receptor 161: MSLNSSLSYRKELSNLTAAEGGEGGAVSEFIAIIIITVLVCLGNLVIVVTLYKKSYLLTLSNKFVFSLTLSNFLLSVLVLPFVVTSSIRREWIFGVVWCNFSALLYLLISSASMLTLGVIAIDRYYAVLYPMVYPMKITGNRAVMALVYIWLHSLIGCLPPLFGWSSVEFDEFKWMCVAAWHREPGYTVFWQIWCALFPFLIMLVCYGFIFRVARVKARKVHCGTVVTVEEDAQRSGRKNSSTSTSSSGSRRNALQGVVYSANQCKALITILVVIGAFMVTWGPYMVVITSEALWGKNYVSPTLETWATWLSFTSAICHPLIYGLWNKTVRKELLGMCFGDRYYRESFVQRQRTSRLFSISNRITDLGLSPHLTALMAGGQSLGHSSSTGDTGFSYSQDSGTDVMLLEDGASDDSPPQHCTCPPKRRSSVTFEDEVEQIKEAAKNSILHVKAEVHKSLDSYAASLAKAIEAEAKINLFGEEALPGVLFTARTVPGASFGGRRGSRTLVNQRLQLQSIKEGNVLAAEQS, translated from the exons ATGAGCCTCAACTCCTCCCTCAGCTACAGGAAGGAGCTGAGCAACCTCACTGCCGCAGAGGGTGGCGAAGGGGGCGCTGTCTCCGAGTtcatcgccatcatcatcatcactgtcctCGTCTGCCTGGGCAACCTGGTCATCGTGGTCACCTTGTACAAGAAATCCTACCTTCTCACCCTCAGCAACAAGTTCGTCTTCAGTCTGACCCTGTCCAACTTCCTGTTGTCCGTGCTGGTGCTGCCGTTCGTGGTGACCAGCTCCATACGGAGGGAATGGATCTTCGGTGTGGTCTGGTGCAACTTCTCTGCCCTTCTCTACCTGCTGATCAGCTCGGCCAGCATGCTGACCCTTGGCGTTATTGCCATCGATCG CTATTACGCTGTCCTGTACCCAATGGTGTACCCCATGAAGATCACAGGGAACCGAGCTGTGATGGCTCTTGTCTACATCTGGCTTCACTCTCTCATTGGCTGTCTGCCACCCCTCTTTGGCTGGTCATCGGTGGAGTTCGATGAGTTCAAGTGGATGTGTGTGGCCGCGTGGCACCGGGAACCTGGCTACACCGTTTTCTGGCAGATCTGGTGTGCCCTGTTCCCCTTCCTCATCATGCTAGTCTGCTATGGTTTCATCTTCCGGGTAGCCAGGGTCAAGGCCCGAAAGGTGCACTGTGGCACGGTGGTCACTGTGGAGGAAGACGCCCagaggagtgggaggaagaaTTCTAGtacctccacttcctcctctggcAGTAGGAGGAATGCCCTTCAGGGAGTGGTCTATTCCGCTAACCAGTGCAAAGCCCTCATCACCATCCTGGTGGTCATTGGCGCTTTCATGGTCACCTGGGGCCCCTACATGGTTGTCATTACCTCAGAGGCACTCTGGGGGAAGAACTATGTCTCGCCAACCCTGGAGACTTGGGCCACGTGGCTGTCCTTTACCAGTGCTATCTGCCATCCTCTGATCTACGGACTCTGGAACAAGACTGTTCGCAAGGAGCTCCTGGGCATGTGCTTTGGGGACCGTTACTACCGGGAGTCATTTGTGCAGCGACAGAGGACCTCCAGGCTCTTCAGCATTTCCAACAGGATCACAG ACCTGGGTCTGTCCCCACACCTCACGGCACTCATGGCAGGCGGACAGTCCCTGGGACACAGCAGCAGCACTGGTGACACAGGCTTCAGCTACTCTCAGGATTCAG GGACAGATGTGATGCTACTGGAAGACGGTGCTTCTGATGACAGCCCTCCCCAGCACTGCACTTGCCCGCCCAAGAGGAGGAGCTCCGTGACATTTGAGGACGAAGTGGAACAGATCAAAG AGGCTGCCAAGAACTCTATTCTTCATGTGAAAGCTGAAGTACACAAATCCTTGGACAGTTATGCAGCCAGCTTGGCTAAAGCCATTGAGGCTGAAGCCAAAATCAACTTATTTGGGGAGGAGGCTCTGCCAGGGGTCTTGTTCACAGCACGGACAGTCCCGGGGGCGAGCTTTGGGGGCCGTCGAGGCAGCAGGACTCTTGTGAATCAGAGGCTGCAGCTACAGAGCATCAAGGAAGGGAATGTCTTAGCTGCAGAACAGAGTTGA